A section of the Pseudovibrio sp. M1P-2-3 genome encodes:
- a CDS encoding transcription termination/antitermination NusG family protein translates to MSTDILKDTNRAMQRDYAFLKALIERSTLTWVVAQTNPNCEERAALSLSTAGTVSYLPMMPYTRKVPRAKRRIDNSRPMFVRYVFVGLDPRDGITTSHLRGCDGVETFLASRRDIEPHVVCVKEMMNIVDAAHDAQLKNENILGKHFAIGDNVMLVAGAFGTVKGTVRDIRGGGKSVRVDLKDTGSVKSAVVPIDSLALA, encoded by the coding sequence ATGAGTACAGATATACTCAAAGATACCAATCGGGCAATGCAAAGGGATTACGCATTCTTAAAGGCTTTGATAGAGCGATCTACTCTCACTTGGGTAGTTGCGCAAACGAACCCGAATTGTGAGGAAAGGGCGGCGCTTAGCTTGAGTACAGCTGGGACAGTGTCTTACTTACCTATGATGCCGTACACCCGCAAAGTGCCCCGCGCAAAGAGACGCATAGACAACAGCAGGCCAATGTTTGTCCGTTATGTCTTTGTTGGGCTGGACCCAAGGGACGGAATAACAACAAGCCATTTGAGGGGCTGCGATGGCGTGGAAACATTCCTTGCGAGTAGGCGGGATATTGAGCCTCATGTGGTCTGCGTAAAGGAGATGATGAATATCGTAGATGCAGCTCATGACGCTCAGCTCAAGAATGAGAATATTCTAGGCAAGCACTTTGCCATTGGTGACAATGTGATGCTGGTTGCTGGTGCGTTTGGAACGGTTAAAGGGACAGTGCGGGACATTCGCGGCGGGGGTAAGTCGGTACGGGTTGACCTAAAAGACACAGGCTCAGTTAAATCGGCGGTTGTGCCAATTGACAGCTTAGCGCTTGCTTAA
- a CDS encoding DNA cytosine methyltransferase, whose product MEPDRLGRFHQCLFFAGIGGWSYALQLAGWPEDRPVWTGSCPCQPFSVAGKGAQDERHLWPVFFSHIKECNPPVIFGEQVASKAGLEWLDTVQADLETEDYATGAADLCAASVKAPHVRQRLYWLGHSDSQGLQGQGRLVGRHDPEGWKAQ is encoded by the coding sequence GTGGAGCCAGACAGACTTGGAAGATTTCATCAGTGCCTTTTCTTTGCGGGAATTGGAGGGTGGAGTTACGCCCTCCAGCTCGCAGGATGGCCGGAAGATAGACCTGTGTGGACCGGATCCTGTCCCTGTCAACCATTCTCAGTCGCAGGGAAAGGAGCACAAGACGAAAGGCACCTGTGGCCAGTCTTCTTTAGCCACATTAAAGAGTGCAACCCTCCAGTCATTTTTGGAGAGCAGGTTGCGAGCAAGGCAGGGCTTGAATGGCTCGACACTGTACAAGCTGACCTGGAAACAGAGGACTACGCAACAGGGGCGGCGGATTTGTGCGCTGCGAGCGTCAAAGCTCCCCACGTCCGACAGAGACTATACTGGTTGGGCCACTCCGACAGCCAGGGACTACAAGGACAGGGGCGACTTGTCGGGCGGCATGATCCGGAAGGATGGAAGGCTCAGTGA
- a CDS encoding IS481 family transposase, with translation MGQVLHGSATTTHAVRSAIQKSDATIKELSTRYNFNPKTVMKWKHRNSVEDQPMGRKNPRSTVLSVAEEAACVAFRKHSLLPLDDCLYALQETIPRLTRSSLHRLFQRHGISRLPPPDMKANKKRFKAYPIGYFHLDIAEVRTQEGKLYLFVAIDRTSKFAFVKHFEKATRRIASTFLRALIEAVPYKIHTVLTDNGTQFTDPKGYSWNASEVQHLLTTVQLFRAHAFVLACAQNDIDHRLTKPAHPWTNGQVERMNRTIKEATVRRYYYRTHNELRAHLDTFIQAYNFAKRLKALRGLTPFDYITRQWTQELDRFIKQPHHLLPGLNN, from the coding sequence ATGGGACAGGTATTACACGGCAGCGCCACGACTACTCACGCGGTTCGATCGGCCATCCAAAAATCGGATGCAACAATCAAAGAGCTGAGTACCCGATATAACTTCAATCCCAAAACGGTGATGAAGTGGAAACATCGCAATAGCGTGGAAGATCAACCTATGGGGCGGAAGAATCCCCGCTCCACAGTCCTGAGCGTGGCAGAAGAAGCGGCGTGTGTCGCTTTTCGCAAGCACTCTTTATTGCCACTCGATGACTGCCTTTACGCCCTGCAGGAAACGATCCCGCGTCTGACCCGCTCGTCCCTGCATCGCTTATTCCAGCGCCATGGGATTTCGCGCCTGCCACCACCGGATATGAAAGCGAACAAGAAACGCTTCAAAGCCTATCCAATTGGTTACTTTCATCTTGATATTGCTGAGGTTCGTACGCAAGAAGGCAAGCTCTATTTGTTCGTTGCCATTGACCGAACCTCAAAGTTCGCCTTTGTCAAACACTTTGAAAAAGCCACCAGAAGGATTGCCAGTACCTTTCTGCGGGCCCTTATTGAAGCGGTTCCCTACAAGATCCATACCGTGCTGACCGATAACGGCACCCAGTTCACTGACCCCAAAGGGTACAGCTGGAACGCCAGTGAGGTTCAACATTTGCTCACAACAGTCCAGTTGTTTCGTGCTCATGCATTTGTTCTGGCTTGTGCCCAAAATGACATTGACCACCGGCTTACCAAACCAGCCCATCCGTGGACAAATGGCCAGGTCGAGCGCATGAACAGAACCATTAAAGAAGCAACCGTTCGGCGCTACTATTACCGCACACACAACGAACTAAGAGCCCATCTGGACACATTTATTCAGGCCTATAACTTCGCCAAGCGCCTCAAGGCTCTTCGGGGCCTAACACCCTTCGACTATATTACCAGACAATGGACACAAGAGCTGGACAGATTTATAAAACAACCACACCATCTGCTCCCGGGACTTAACAATTAG
- a CDS encoding PD-(D/E)XK nuclease-like domain-containing protein: protein MNSIEWDGSQITKGGVYSDVPIDRYHKDPNLFAGPSVSKSALKRIFRPLKGSPKAFWGRWYCNPDHVIDPPSDALNFGKAAHCLILGDESFSANYALRPEVWDSYRKKEAREWKVQVYEQCKTPVTLQDLETIKSIADELKTNPYVQSGILDGEIERTIVAKDPETGIYLRMRPDCIPSEGMYSDFKTAADLSERFLVNQVRDCGYHIQAGTIKKVCQILDLPFKSFSLVYGLKNEVSDSAAVELDPADVDLGMRMVEKGLREIRQGPDTGTWAGHQPFDDGAHFLRMSSWDREKAEEYLSNDDFEHLEAA, encoded by the coding sequence ATGAACTCTATTGAATGGGATGGTAGTCAGATCACAAAAGGCGGGGTTTATTCCGATGTCCCTATCGACCGTTATCACAAAGACCCTAATCTCTTCGCAGGGCCTAGCGTTTCCAAGTCAGCTCTCAAGCGCATCTTTAGGCCGCTTAAAGGTTCACCCAAGGCATTTTGGGGCCGCTGGTATTGCAACCCTGATCATGTGATTGACCCGCCAAGTGATGCTTTGAACTTTGGTAAAGCTGCTCACTGTCTCATTCTGGGAGATGAAAGCTTTTCTGCAAACTATGCACTTCGCCCTGAGGTTTGGGATAGCTACCGTAAAAAAGAAGCTCGCGAATGGAAAGTACAAGTCTACGAGCAATGCAAAACGCCCGTGACACTTCAAGACTTGGAAACAATCAAATCTATTGCGGATGAGCTGAAAACAAACCCTTACGTTCAATCAGGAATTCTTGACGGAGAAATAGAGCGCACCATCGTTGCTAAAGACCCAGAAACAGGAATTTACCTGAGAATGCGCCCTGACTGCATCCCGTCAGAGGGCATGTATTCTGACTTCAAAACAGCGGCTGATCTATCCGAGCGGTTCTTAGTTAACCAAGTTCGGGACTGCGGTTATCATATCCAAGCCGGCACAATCAAAAAGGTCTGTCAAATCCTAGATCTGCCCTTCAAGAGCTTTTCTCTTGTCTATGGCTTGAAAAACGAAGTGTCCGACTCCGCTGCAGTTGAGCTGGACCCGGCAGACGTCGATCTAGGAATGCGCATGGTTGAAAAAGGTCTTCGTGAAATCCGCCAAGGTCCAGATACGGGCACATGGGCAGGCCATCAACCCTTTGATGACGGGGCGCACTTCCTGCGCATGTCCTCATGGGACCGCGAGAAGGCAGAAGAATACCTTTCCAATGATGATTTTGAACACCTGGAGGCAGCGTAA
- the bet gene encoding phage recombination protein Bet, translated as MGEVAVLEQRSITQIMASRFMMDPASFEKTLRATVMKVSKGSSPPSQEEFAAFLLVAHEYNLNPLTKEIYAFPAKGGGITPIVSIDGWSNLINSNPQFDGMEFEDDKDDKGNISSITCRMYRKDRSRPISASEYLAECDKGTEPWRKWPRRMLRHKAMIQAARYAFGFSGIYEEDEAERIHEAQTPKQSNLKVQLEQRTQAQLEGAKEGFSQAQQVIDGEIGAAKSESKGASILALMDQNALTTCNEGQLQLVNFLADELSICLTKSDATGIFQEHNDSIREAGNDAFSDFCEQLVQARISQIEAN; from the coding sequence ATGGGAGAAGTAGCAGTTTTGGAGCAACGCTCTATCACTCAAATTATGGCAAGTCGTTTCATGATGGATCCCGCGTCCTTTGAGAAGACTTTGCGGGCTACCGTTATGAAAGTAAGCAAGGGAAGCAGTCCACCTTCTCAAGAGGAGTTTGCCGCCTTCCTTCTTGTTGCTCACGAATACAACCTGAACCCGCTCACGAAGGAAATTTATGCCTTCCCTGCAAAGGGCGGCGGCATTACTCCCATTGTCTCCATAGATGGCTGGTCCAATCTCATTAACTCCAACCCTCAATTCGATGGCATGGAGTTTGAAGACGACAAAGACGACAAAGGAAACATCTCTTCTATTACTTGCCGGATGTACCGCAAGGACCGCTCGCGCCCAATTTCAGCATCTGAATATCTGGCAGAGTGCGACAAAGGCACAGAGCCTTGGAGGAAATGGCCACGCCGGATGTTGCGCCACAAGGCGATGATCCAAGCTGCTCGTTATGCCTTCGGCTTCTCAGGTATCTATGAGGAAGACGAGGCAGAGCGGATCCATGAAGCTCAAACGCCGAAGCAAAGCAACCTTAAAGTTCAGCTAGAGCAGCGAACCCAAGCGCAACTGGAAGGGGCGAAGGAAGGCTTTTCGCAGGCTCAGCAGGTGATTGATGGTGAAATAGGTGCCGCGAAGTCTGAAAGTAAAGGCGCTTCTATTCTGGCGCTCATGGATCAAAATGCACTGACGACCTGTAACGAGGGTCAGCTTCAACTCGTAAATTTCCTTGCTGATGAACTGTCAATCTGCCTCACCAAATCAGATGCAACGGGTATATTCCAAGAGCACAACGATAGCATTCGTGAAGCTGGCAATGACGCTTTCTCTGACTTCTGTGAGCAGCTCGTACAGGCTCGCATTAGCCAGATAGAGGCTAACTAA
- a CDS encoding HNH endonuclease signature motif containing protein: MPLTRRKLNLSDKLAIAIRQALCPLCNEPLGDLNGVEFDHTQALCRGGSDTNDNLRAVHADCHKVKTNGTKASKLGADKFEGAKTKRLVREQTDFRAKLLARECGEKREAKGKIKSRGFQKRKGKAA; the protein is encoded by the coding sequence ATGCCCCTCACCCGCCGCAAGCTTAACCTCTCCGATAAGCTCGCAATAGCAATCAGGCAAGCACTTTGCCCGCTATGCAATGAGCCTCTGGGAGATTTGAACGGCGTAGAATTTGACCACACTCAGGCTCTTTGTCGCGGCGGATCAGATACCAACGACAACTTACGCGCAGTTCATGCCGACTGCCACAAAGTCAAAACCAACGGCACCAAGGCCAGTAAGCTCGGCGCTGATAAATTCGAGGGCGCAAAGACTAAGCGGCTAGTGCGAGAGCAAACGGATTTTAGAGCCAAACTCTTAGCGCGTGAATGCGGAGAGAAACGAGAGGCCAAAGGGAAGATTAAGTCCAGAGGATTTCAGAAGAGGAAGGGAAAAGCGGCATGA
- a CDS encoding tyrosine-type recombinase/integrase, producing the protein MKDKASARIVSAMVLATETGQRQSDLLELLWSNVEADHIKITQNKTGKKVSIRQSQELKDLLTSIKQQQGESDIRSTHVLTNIHGKPWTQDGFQTSWGREKKKLGLTGLTFNDLRGTAITRWAESGASVPEIAALSGHSLKDVEKILEQHYLSMSQKLGDRVILRMEQEQKSQK; encoded by the coding sequence ATGAAAGATAAGGCCTCCGCACGAATTGTTTCAGCTATGGTATTGGCAACTGAAACAGGTCAGCGCCAAAGTGACCTCCTTGAGCTTCTATGGTCGAATGTAGAAGCTGATCACATTAAAATTACACAGAATAAGACCGGAAAGAAAGTTAGCATCCGCCAATCCCAAGAGCTTAAAGACCTATTAACGTCCATCAAGCAGCAGCAGGGTGAAAGCGACATACGGTCCACGCATGTGCTAACGAACATTCACGGGAAACCGTGGACGCAAGATGGGTTCCAGACATCTTGGGGTAGAGAAAAGAAAAAACTTGGATTAACCGGCCTTACATTTAATGATTTACGCGGCACAGCTATAACCCGCTGGGCCGAATCAGGCGCGTCTGTTCCAGAAATTGCCGCCCTCTCCGGTCACTCCCTAAAAGACGTAGAAAAGATACTAGAGCAACACTATTTGAGCATGTCTCAAAAGCTCGGAGATAGGGTGATTTTGAGAATGGAACAGGAACAAAAAAGTCAAAAATAG
- a CDS encoding ETC complex I subunit, with the protein MLARIYRPAKTAMQSGKAGTESWVLDYIPQSPKSIEPLMGYTSSGDMRQQVRLNFETKEDAVAFAKREKIPYQVVEDKKRQVRGASYSDNFRFDRLSPWTH; encoded by the coding sequence ATGCTCGCACGTATTTATCGCCCTGCGAAAACAGCCATGCAATCGGGAAAGGCCGGAACCGAAAGCTGGGTTCTGGACTACATCCCTCAAAGCCCCAAATCCATTGAGCCCCTTATGGGTTACACCAGCTCCGGTGATATGAGACAACAAGTCCGACTGAACTTTGAAACCAAGGAAGATGCTGTGGCTTTCGCCAAGCGAGAAAAAATTCCCTATCAGGTGGTAGAAGACAAGAAACGACAGGTTCGCGGGGCCTCATATTCAGATAATTTCCGCTTTGACCGTTTAAGTCCGTGGACTCATTGA
- a CDS encoding inorganic phosphate transporter, with the protein MTQPPVKPSLDKDLEKIARLEGAASDLGRKFVAPAIATVFLLTAMGISSFFVTGDYGGGIMIAAAGIGAYLALNIGANDVANNVGPAVGSKALSIVGALVIAAIFESAGALIAGGDVVSTISKGIIDPASVSNSDVFIRVMMAALISSALWVNLATILGAPVSTTHAVVGGVMGGGIAAAGFASVDWNTMASIAASWVISPVLGGVIAAMFLAFIKLAIIYQDDKITAARRWVPLLIAIMSGAFAAYLSTKGLKKIISISLVEALLIGLAVFVASWVIVKPIIHRQSEGLENRNQSLRKLFRGPLIFSAALLSFAHGANDVANAIGPLAAIVHTIQAGVVEAKVAIPLWVMVIGAFGISFGLLLFGPKLIRMVGEKITKLNPMRAYCVALSAAITVIVASGLGLPVSSTHIAVGAIFGVGFFREWFTKNSKKRVEFVQKTTGKSTYKQDPSQKNRKLVRRSHFMTIIAAWIITVPAAAVLSGTVYWLLTLILS; encoded by the coding sequence ATGACACAACCACCTGTAAAACCAAGTCTAGATAAAGACTTGGAAAAAATTGCCCGCCTAGAGGGCGCAGCAAGTGATTTGGGCCGTAAGTTCGTCGCTCCAGCCATTGCAACAGTCTTTCTCCTTACCGCAATGGGAATCTCCAGCTTTTTTGTCACCGGAGATTATGGCGGCGGAATCATGATTGCCGCAGCTGGCATTGGTGCCTATCTTGCCTTGAATATCGGTGCAAACGATGTTGCCAATAACGTAGGCCCCGCTGTGGGGTCCAAAGCACTGTCCATTGTTGGCGCCCTAGTGATTGCCGCAATATTTGAAAGTGCTGGTGCTCTCATTGCAGGTGGTGATGTTGTAAGCACCATTTCAAAGGGCATTATTGACCCTGCAAGCGTTTCAAATAGTGATGTCTTTATCCGAGTGATGATGGCAGCCCTCATTTCTTCAGCCCTCTGGGTGAACCTTGCGACAATCCTGGGTGCCCCGGTTTCAACAACCCATGCGGTTGTAGGCGGCGTTATGGGCGGCGGCATTGCGGCGGCTGGCTTTGCGTCCGTGGACTGGAATACCATGGCAAGCATCGCCGCCAGCTGGGTTATTTCCCCTGTGCTTGGCGGGGTCATTGCTGCTATGTTCCTCGCATTCATCAAGCTGGCAATTATCTATCAAGATGACAAGATCACCGCAGCGCGCCGCTGGGTTCCTCTTCTCATTGCCATTATGTCCGGAGCTTTTGCCGCATATCTTTCCACCAAAGGCTTAAAAAAGATTATTTCAATCAGCTTGGTGGAAGCACTGTTGATCGGCCTTGCAGTATTTGTCGCCTCGTGGGTAATTGTGAAGCCGATCATCCACCGCCAGTCTGAAGGGCTGGAGAACCGCAACCAGTCTTTGCGTAAGCTGTTCCGTGGTCCCCTCATTTTCTCCGCAGCACTCCTGTCATTTGCCCATGGCGCCAATGATGTGGCTAATGCCATCGGTCCACTGGCTGCCATTGTTCACACAATTCAGGCCGGCGTGGTTGAAGCTAAAGTTGCCATCCCACTTTGGGTTATGGTGATTGGGGCATTTGGTATTTCGTTCGGTCTGCTGTTGTTCGGTCCAAAACTGATCAGGATGGTGGGTGAAAAAATCACAAAACTGAACCCGATGAGAGCCTATTGTGTGGCCCTTTCCGCTGCGATCACCGTTATTGTAGCTTCCGGTCTGGGCTTGCCGGTCAGCTCAACCCATATTGCGGTTGGTGCCATATTCGGTGTGGGATTCTTCCGTGAGTGGTTTACGAAAAACTCCAAGAAACGCGTGGAGTTTGTTCAAAAGACAACAGGTAAGTCAACTTATAAGCAAGATCCGTCACAAAAGAATAGGAAGCTGGTTCGCCGCTCCCACTTCATGACGATTATTGCTGCATGGATTATCACAGTCCCAGCTGCCGCTGTTCTTTCCGGAACCGTTTATTGGCTCCTGACGTTGATTTTATCCTGA
- a CDS encoding iron-containing alcohol dehydrogenase, with translation MENHKGPAMQFTYSNPTRIHFGQNQIKAITDEIPSHTKVLVAYGGGSIKKNGIYDQVEAALSDHEWIEFPGIEANPKVETLDKAVEICRKEKVDFLLAVGGGSVIDGVKYIAAATLYEGVGWDILEQKHTFSEALPLGVVLTLPATGSESNPASVVSNGATGDKLSFYNPAVYPKFAILDPDVMKSLPERQIINGLVDAWVHICEQYLTRSTGAMVQDGYAEALLRNLTVLAHQYDKRDTDDWRANLMWVANQALNGLIGLGVPHDWSTHMIGHELTARYGVDHARSLSIIQPSLLRNQLSYKREKLEQMGKAVFNLKDGDDLAERTIKAIETFYQDLGMPIQLSDYNEDKARAITAVVSQLKKHGFVQLSENQSITLEKTREILEEAFV, from the coding sequence TTGGAAAACCATAAAGGACCTGCAATGCAGTTTACCTACAGCAACCCCACACGGATCCACTTTGGCCAGAATCAGATCAAGGCCATCACAGATGAAATCCCCTCTCATACAAAAGTGCTTGTTGCCTATGGCGGCGGGTCCATAAAAAAGAACGGGATTTATGATCAGGTTGAAGCAGCCCTTAGTGACCATGAATGGATCGAGTTTCCCGGTATCGAGGCAAACCCAAAAGTGGAAACTCTTGATAAGGCTGTAGAAATCTGCCGTAAGGAGAAAGTGGACTTTCTTTTGGCTGTTGGCGGCGGCTCTGTCATTGATGGGGTCAAATACATTGCAGCGGCAACTTTATATGAGGGCGTTGGCTGGGATATTCTGGAGCAAAAGCACACTTTTAGTGAAGCCCTGCCATTGGGTGTTGTTCTCACCCTGCCCGCAACAGGATCAGAATCCAACCCAGCTTCGGTTGTGAGCAATGGCGCAACAGGTGACAAACTCTCCTTTTATAACCCGGCTGTCTATCCAAAGTTTGCTATTCTGGATCCGGATGTGATGAAGTCATTGCCGGAGCGCCAAATCATCAATGGTCTTGTGGATGCCTGGGTTCACATTTGCGAGCAGTATTTGACCCGCTCCACCGGCGCGATGGTGCAAGATGGATACGCAGAAGCCTTGCTGCGCAATCTCACAGTACTTGCACACCAATATGACAAACGCGACACGGATGACTGGCGTGCCAACCTCATGTGGGTTGCAAACCAGGCTCTCAACGGACTGATTGGCCTTGGAGTGCCACATGATTGGTCCACGCATATGATTGGTCATGAGCTCACCGCCCGCTACGGCGTCGACCACGCCCGCTCCCTGTCCATTATCCAGCCGTCCCTGCTTCGTAACCAACTTTCCTACAAGAGGGAAAAACTGGAGCAAATGGGCAAAGCGGTTTTCAATCTCAAAGACGGCGACGATCTGGCTGAAAGAACCATCAAAGCCATTGAAACGTTCTATCAAGACCTTGGCATGCCAATACAGCTTAGCGATTACAACGAGGATAAGGCAAGGGCCATTACAGCCGTTGTAAGCCAGCTCAAAAAACACGGATTCGTTCAACTGAGCGAGAACCAGTCTATTACGCTGGAAAAAACCAGAGAAATTTTAGAGGAAGCCTTCGTATAA
- a CDS encoding AMP-binding enzyme, whose product MEGVLKEFSKDKLAPYKRPAHIIFVSDMPKASSG is encoded by the coding sequence GTGGAGGGTGTGCTGAAGGAGTTTTCTAAGGACAAACTAGCACCTTACAAACGCCCCGCTCACATCATTTTCGTTAGCGATATGCCAAAGGCTTCAAGTGGCTAG
- a CDS encoding IS110 family RNA-guided transposase: protein MKELYIVGLDLAKNVFQAHGADKSGKPIFSKKLSRAKLLPFLESLPPTVVAMEACATAHYWAREINRLGHEAKLVPPVYVKPFVKRQKNDAVDAEAIAEAASRATMRFVAVKSSEQQGGCMAFKTRDLFVRQRTQTINALRAHLAEHGLLAAKGIVHLKALRELLQTKGQDLPETVVSYSHMLLDQIVSLQEKIDELLKAINRTTEKEEVATRLMAVPGIGPITASAILAFAPPPETFTKGRDFSAWLGLTPKQFSSGGKERLGRTSKMGQRDIRRLLITGAMTVVRWAKLRGAREGAWLQRMLDRKPSMLVAVALANKMARIVWALLQTKESYREAAIG, encoded by the coding sequence ATGAAAGAACTTTACATAGTAGGACTTGATCTGGCTAAGAATGTTTTTCAGGCACATGGTGCCGACAAGAGTGGAAAACCGATTTTCAGCAAAAAACTCTCCAGAGCAAAACTGTTGCCATTTTTAGAAAGCTTGCCCCCGACTGTTGTGGCTATGGAAGCTTGTGCGACCGCTCATTACTGGGCGCGGGAAATTAACCGCCTCGGCCATGAGGCAAAACTGGTTCCTCCCGTCTATGTGAAACCGTTTGTCAAACGGCAGAAAAATGATGCAGTAGATGCTGAGGCCATTGCGGAGGCAGCCTCCCGCGCAACCATGCGCTTTGTTGCCGTCAAAAGCAGTGAACAGCAGGGAGGCTGTATGGCTTTCAAAACCCGGGATCTGTTTGTGCGCCAGCGAACGCAAACGATTAATGCCTTGCGGGCGCATCTGGCAGAGCATGGTCTGCTTGCAGCAAAAGGGATTGTTCATCTCAAGGCATTGCGAGAACTGCTCCAAACAAAGGGGCAGGACCTGCCAGAAACGGTTGTGAGCTATAGTCATATGCTTCTCGATCAGATTGTGAGCCTGCAGGAGAAAATTGATGAGCTCCTGAAGGCTATCAACCGAACAACCGAAAAGGAGGAAGTTGCGACACGTTTGATGGCAGTTCCTGGTATCGGCCCGATCACCGCATCTGCCATTCTGGCGTTTGCGCCGCCGCCTGAAACCTTCACAAAGGGAAGAGATTTTTCTGCCTGGCTCGGTCTAACTCCCAAACAGTTTTCCAGTGGAGGTAAGGAGCGGTTGGGACGCACCTCCAAGATGGGACAAAGAGATATTCGGCGCCTTCTGATTACCGGGGCAATGACAGTGGTCCGGTGGGCCAAGCTGCGCGGTGCCCGTGAGGGGGCATGGTTGCAACGGATGTTGGACCGTAAACCTTCTATGCTGGTGGCTGTCGCCCTTGCCAACAAGATGGCCCGTATTGTCTGGGCTTTATTGCAAACAAAAGAATCTTATCGGGAGGCTGCTATCGGCTGA